Proteins from one Poecile atricapillus isolate bPoeAtr1 chromosome 14, bPoeAtr1.hap1, whole genome shotgun sequence genomic window:
- the FLII gene encoding protein flightless-1 homolog — MAATGVLPFVRGVDLSGNDFKGGYFPEHVKAMTSLRWLKLNHTGLCYLPEELAALQKLEHLSVSHNSLTTLHGELSGLPCLRAIVARANSLKNSGVPDDIFQLDDLSVLDLSYNQLTECPRELENAKNMLVLNLGHNSIDTIPNQLFINLTDLLYLDLSDNKLESLPPQMRRLVHLQTLILNNNPLLHAQLRQLPAMTALQTLHLRNTQRTQSNLPTSLEGLVNLADVDLSCNDLSRVPECLYTLGSLRRLNLSSNQITELSLCIDQWTQLETLNLSRNQLTSLPSAICKLTKLKKMYLNSNKLDFDGIPSGIGKLTNLEEFMAANNNLELIPESLCRCSKLRKLVLNKNRLVTLPEAIHFLTDVEILDVRENPNLVMPPKPADRSSEWYNIDFSLQNQLRLAGASPATVAAAAAGSGTKDPLARKMRLRRRKDSAQDDQAKQVLKGMSDVAQEKNKKIEESGEAKAPDLKTRRWDQGLEKPQLDYSEFFSEDVGQLPGLCVWQIENFVPTLVDEAFHGKFYEADCYIVLKTFLDENGSLNWEIYYWIGQEATLDKKACSAIHAVNLRNYLGAECRSIREEMGDESEEFLQVFDNDISYIEGGTASGFFTVEDTQYVTRLYRVYGKKNVKLEPVALKGTSLDPRFVFLLDHGLDLLVWRGSQATLSSTTKARLFAEKINKNERKGKAEITLLTQGQETPEFWEVLGGQPEEIRPCVPDDFQPHKPKLYKVGLGLGYLELPQINYKLSVEHKKRLKADLMPEMRLLQSLLDTKSVYILDCWSDVFIWIGRKSSRLVRAAALKLSQELCTMLHRPKHAMVTRNLEGTECQVFKSKFKNWDDVLRVDYTRNAETVLQDGGLAGKVRKDAEKKDQMKADLTALFLPRQPPMPLSEAEQLMEEWNEDLDGMEGFVLEGKKFTRLPEEEFGHFHTHDCYVFLCRYWVPVEYEEDEEKKKKGEGKGEEEGEEEEEEKQPEEDSQCIVYFWQGREASNMGWLTFTFSLQKKFESHFRGKLEVVRMTQQQENPKFLSHFKRRFVIHRGKRKDRVSTPQPSLYHIRTNGGALCTRCIQINTDAALLNSEFCFILKVPFESTDNQGIVYTWVGRAADPDEAKLAEDIMNHMFDDSYSKQVINEGEEPENFFWVGIGGQKPYDEDADYMKHSRLFRCSNEKGYFSVSEKCSDFCQDDLADDDIMLLDNGREVYMWVGTQTSQVEIKLSLKACQVYIQHMRSKDPAHPRKLRLVRKGNEPWPFTRCFHAWSVFRKPPT, encoded by the exons ATGGCGGCCACCGGCGTCCTGCCCTTCGTCCGCGGCGTCGATCTCAGCGGCAACGACTTCAAG ggcGGATACTTCCCCGAGCATGTGAAGGCGATGACGAGCCTGCGCTGGCTGAAGCTGAACCACACAGGGCTCTGTTACCTGCCCGAGGAGCTCGCTGCCCTCCAGAAGCTG GAACATCTCTCCGTGAGTCACAACAGCCTCACCACGCTCCATGGAGAGCTCTCTGGCCTGCCCTGCCTTCGG GCGATTGTGGCTCGTGCAAACAGCCTGAAGAACTCAGGAGTCCCCGATGACATCTTCCAGCTGGATGACCTCTCAGTGCTG GACCTGAGCTACAACCAGCTCACAGAGTGTCCCAGGGAGCTGGAGAATGCCAAGAACATGCTGGTCCTTAACCTTGGCCACAACAG CATCGACACCATCCCCAACCAGCTCTTCATCAACCTGACAGACCTGCTCTACCTGGACCTGAGTGACAACAAGCTGGAGAGTCTCCCACCACAGATGAGGCGCCTGGTCCACCTGCAGACCCTGATCCTCAACAACAACCCCCTCCTGCACGCGCAGCTCCG GCAGCTCCCGGCCATGACGGCCCTGCAGACCCTGCACCTCCGCAACACGCAGCGCACGCAGAGCAACCTGCCCACCAGCCTCGAGGGCCTGGTGAACCTGGCAG ACGTGGATCTGTCCTGCAACGACCTCAGCCGTGTCCCTGAGTGTCTCTacaccctgggcagcctgcGGCGCCTCAACCTCAGCAGCAACCAGATCACAGAGCTGTCCCTCTGCATCGACCAGTGGACCCAGCTGGAGACCCTCAACCTGTCCCGCAACCAGCTCACCTCCCTGCCT tcAGCCATCTGTAAGCTGACCAAGCTGAAGAAGATGTACCTGAACTCCAACAAGCTGGACTTTGATGGGATCCCCTCGGGCATTGGCAAGCTCACCAACCTTGAGGAGTTCATGGCAGCCAACAACAATTTGGAGCTGATCCCTGAGAGCCTGTGCAG GTGCTCCAAGCTGAGGAAGCTGGTGCTGAACAAGAACCGCCTGGTGACGCTGCCGGAGGCCATCCACTTCCTGACGGATGTGGAG ATCCTGGACGTGCGCGAGAACCCCAACCTGGTGATGCCCCCAAAGCCGGCGGATCGTTCCTCGGAGTGGTACAACATCGACTTCTCCCTGCAGAACCAGCTCCGCCTGGCCGGAGCCTCCCCCGCCACCGTcgcagccgccgccgcgg ggagcGGCACCAAGGACCCGCTGGCCCGCAAGATGCGGCTCCGGCGGCGCAAGGACTCCGCCCAGGATGATCAGGCCAAGCAGGTGCTGAAGGGGATGTCAGATGTGGCCCAGGAGAAGAATAAGAAGATAGAG GAGAGTGGGGAGGCAAAGGCACCAGACCTGAAGACACGGCGCTGGGACCAGGGCCTGGAGAAGCCACAGCTGGACTACTCAGAGTTCTTCAGTGAGGATGTGGGGCAGCTGCCCGGCCTCTGTGTCTGGCAGATCGAGAACTTCGTGCCCACGCTGGTGGACGAGGCTTTCCACGGCAAGTTCTACGAAGCCGACTGCTACATTGTGCTCAAG ACCTTCCTGGATGAGAACGGTTCCCTGAACTGGGAGATCTACTACTGGATCGGGCAGGAGGCCACCCTGGACAAGAAGGCCTGTTCCGCCATCCACGCCGTCAACCTCCGCAACTACCTGGGCGCCGAGTGCCGCAGCATCCGGGAGGAGATGGGGGATGAAAGTGAAGAGTTCCTTCAG GTCTTTGACAATGACATCTCCTACATCGAGGGTGGCACGGCCAGCGGTTTCTTCACCGTTGAGGACACGCAATACGTCACCAG GCTCTACCGTGTCTATGGGAAGAAGAACGTCAAGCTGGAGCCGGTGGCACTCAAGGGGACATCGCTGGACCCCCG gtttgttttcctcctggaCCATGGCCTCGACCTCCTGGTGTGGCGAGGGAGCCAGGCCACGCTGAGCAGCACCACCAAGGCCAG GCTCTTCGCTGAGAAGATCAACAAGAACGAGCGGAAGGGCAAGGCCGAGATCACGCTGCTCACCCAGGGCCAGGAGACCCCCGAAttctgggaggtgctgggagggCAGCCCGAGGAGATCCGACCCTGTGTCCCTGATGACTTCCAGCCCCACAAGCCCAAGCTGTACAAG GTTGGCCTCGGTCTGGGCTACCTGGAGCTTCCCCAGATCAACTACAAGCTCTCTGTGGAGCACAAGAAGAGGCTGAAGGCTGATCTGATGCCAGAGATGCGCCTG CTGCAGAGCCTGCTGGACACCAAGAGCGTGTACATCCTGGACTGCTGGTCCGACGTCTTCATCTGGATCGGGAGGAAGTCGTCACGGCTGGTGCGGGCGGCGGCGCTGAAGCTGAGCCAGGAGCTGTGCACCATGCTGCACCGGCCCAAGCACGCCATGGTCACCAGGAACCTGGAGGGCACCGAGTGCCAG GTGTTCAAGTCCAAGTTCAAGAACTGGGATGACGTCCTGCGCGTGGATTACACCCGGAACGCCGAGACAGTGCTGCAGGACGGCGGCCTGGCCGGCAAGGTCCGCAAGGACGCCGAGAAGAAGGACCAGATGAAGGCCGACCTCACTGCTCTCTTCCTGCCCCGCCAGCCCCCCATGCCCCTCAGCGAG GCGGAGCAGCTGATGGAGGAGTGGAACGAGGACCTGGATGGCATGGAGGGCTTCGTGCTGGAGGGGAAGAAATTCACTCGCCTGCCCGAGGAGGAGTTTGGCCACTTCCACACCCACGACTGCTACGTCTTCCTGTGCAG GTACTGGGTGCCAGTGGAGTacgaggaggatgaggagaaaaagaagaagggtGAAGGcaaaggggaagaggaaggtgaggaagaagaggaggagaagcagcctGAGGAAGACTCCCAGTGCATCGTCTACTTCTGGCAGGGCCGAGAGGCCTCCAACATGGGCTGGCTCACCTTCACCTTCAGCCTCCAGAAGAAGTTTGAGAGTCACTTCCGCGGCAAGCTGGAG GTGGTACGCATgacccagcagcaggagaaccCCAAGTTCCTCTCGCACTTCAAGAGGAGGTTTGTGATCCACCGGGGCAAGCGGAAGGACCGGGTCAGcactccccagcccagcctgtaCCACATCCGTACCAACGGCGGGGCCCTCTGCACCAG GTGCATCCAGATCAACACAGACGCTGCTCTCCTCAACTCTGAGTTCTGCTTCATCCTCAAG GTGCCCTTTGAGAGCACGGACAACCAGGGCATTGTCTACACCTGGGTGGGCCGGGCTGCTGACCCTGATGAGGCCAAGCTGGCTGAGGACATCATGAACCACATGTTTGATGACTCCTACAGCAAACAG GTCATCAACGAGGGAGAAGAACCCGAAAACTTCTTCTGGGTGGGCATTGGGGGCCAGAAGCCCTACGATGAAGATGCCGACTACATGAAGCACTCACGGCTCTTCAG ATGCTCCAATGAGAAAGGTTATTTCTCTGTGTCAGAAAAGTGCTCAGATTTCTGCCAGGATGACCTGGCTGATGATGACATCATGCTGCTGGACAACGGGCGGGAG GTCTACATGTGGGTGGGCACCCAGACCAGCCAGGTGGAGATCAAGCTGAGCCTCAAGGCGTGCCAG GTCTACATCCAGCACATGCGCTCCAAGGACCCCGCGCATCCCCGCAAGCTCCGGCTGGTGCGGAAAGGCAACGAGCCCTGGCCCTTCACGCGCTGCTTCCACGCCTGGAGCGTGTTCCGCAAGCCGCCCACCTAA
- the MIEF2 gene encoding mitochondrial dynamics protein MID49 has product MAAFWQQRGRRQENGGLGSVIDGLGSVFDVLLANARLVLGVSGAAVLAIATLAVKRLIDRATSPRDDGDPKAEQKSLEESWQDLALIKTTPKPPKKQRREDLSEPLLSAAQPLVPDPKGCSAPLGAPQVKSSPLRCLTLQEKLLSHSSQLAVPEIQVSLVPQLARNICTHLQNFLRSKCPELPFGRLFLSGALLDGLEVLAADHIHLMLPVVLDTGLWSLISGEDTVVRNPQYWMIKRIDLGYFPRGCSPWDRFIVGRYLSSSVLNETLHKLLVASINWPAIGGLLGCAIHPVVASRELKLEVKHDQVELSITLFPVVEMEDKVLLAVPPEGLVENLWLESFYRAEVSRVKQLDAGDSGVRQLCLRILNGVCRSQPSLHKLGGSPVTHVILHLSDTASDWAEESLADRFQQVLEELVASLEKGVLPSYFNPKINLFSGLLEEEIDEMGFVLYRAISEPEVLLK; this is encoded by the exons ATGGCGGCGTTCTGGCAGCAGCGGGGCAGGCGGCAGGAGAACGGCGGGCTGGGCAGTGTCATCGACGGGCTGGGCAGCGTGTTCGATGTGCTGCTGGCCAAcgccaggctggtgctgggcGTCAGCGGCGCGGCCGTGCTGGCCATCGCCACGCTGGCCGTCAAGAGG ctGATCGACCGAGCCACCAGCCCTCGGGATGATGGCGATCccaaagctgagcagaagtCCCTGGAGGAGAGCTGGCAGGACTTGGCATTAATCAAGACAACACCAAAACCCCCCAAGAAGCAGAGAAGGGAAGACCTCAGTGagcctctgctctctgcagctcagcCTCTGGTGCCAG ATCCCAAGggctgctctgcccctctggGGGCTCCTCAGGTCAAGTCCAGCCCCCTGCGCTGCCTCACGCTGCAGGAGAAGCTCCTGTCACACAGCAGCCAGCTGGCTGTGCCCGAGATCCAAGTGTCCCTCGTCCCACAGCTGGCCAGGAACATCTGCACCCACCTGCAGAACTTCCTGCGGAGCAAATGCCCAGAGCTGCCCTTCGGCCGCCTCTTCCTCAGCGGAGCCCTGCTTGATGGCCTCGAGGTCCTGGCAGCTGACCACATCCACCTCATGCTCCCGGTGGTGCTTGACACCGGGCTCTGGAGCCTCATCTCGGGGGAGGACACCGTGGTGAGGAACCCCCAGTACTGGATGATCAAGAGGATCGATCTGGGGTATTTCCCTcgtgggtgcagcccctgggacaGGTTCATTGTGGGCCGGTACCTCTCTTCCAGCGTGCTCAACGAGACCCTCCACAAGCTGCTGGTGGCCTCCATCAACTGGCCTGCCATCGGTGGCCTGCTGGGATGTGCCATCCACCCCGTCGTGGCCTCCCGGGAGCTGAAGCTGGAAGTCAAACACGATCAGGTTGAGCTGAGCATCACCCTCTTCCCAGTGGTGGAAATGGAGGACAAGGTTCTTCTGGCTGTTCCTCCTGAAGGACTGGTGGAAAACCTCTGGCTGGAGAGCTTTTACAGGGCGGAGGTCTCGAGGGTGAAGCAGCTGGATGCTGGTGACTCCGGGGTTCGGCAGCTCTGCCTCCGCATCCTGAACGGCGTctgcaggagccagcccagcctgcacaAACTGGGTGGCAGCCCCGTGACCCACGTCATCCTGCACCTCAGTGACACTGCTTCGGACTGGGCAGAGGAAAGCCTTGCTGACAGGTTCCAGCAGGTGCTCGAGGAGCTGGTGGCCTCTCTGGAGAAAGGAGTCCTGCCTTCTTACttcaaccccaaaatcaacctgTTCTCCGGGCTGTTGGAAGAGGAAATTGATGAGATGGGCTTTGTGCTCTACAGGGCCATATCCGAGCCAGAGGTCCTGCTCAAGTGA